The genomic DNA TTAAAACACTAATTACTAGCATATTAGTAATATATTATCCAATAAATAAATTAAGTTGCTAGTAATTAACCAGAGAAGCAATTATTTCAATAAGCAACTTGGTAGTTTAGGAGTTTTATAAAACATATCACGAATAATATAAAGCATATGCAAGTTACCTATGTACTTATAAAAAAGCGAACTACATACCTAACTTCTTTTCTAACTACATGTTATGCTTACAAAGCTAAGCGGTTATTTAGATTATGACACAAGCCTTCAATAGGCTATATAAAAGCTTCCTCTTATAACCACAATTTCATAGTAGTACAACAAACAAAATACTTAACAATATGTTTAAAATTTTGATTAGCAACTAGATAGGAAAGCAACGAAAAATTATTTATGTAAACTGATTTAGGGTTGTTATTTACCAATTTTTAGTTTAACTAGCAGAACAAAGAAAAGCCCATTATAAATTGATTCTTTTTTAATAATTTTAGCTCCACACTGTAGCGTCCAATTCAGAAGTTATGCCTAGTCAATGTGAATTAATTTGGAACAACTGCCTAGCATTTATAAAAGGCCAAGTTAATGAACAAAGCTTTAAAACTTGGTTTACACCTATTGTTCCTAAAAAATTAGAGAATAACATATTAACCATACAAGTACCCAGCCAATTTTTTTATGAATGGTTAGAAGAACACTATTTAGGTTTATTACGCCAGGTAATAATGCAAGAAATAGGACCACAAGGTCGACTAGAATATTCTATTATTGTTGATCAAGGAAATAACCAGAGGGCTCCTGTTACCATTAATTTACCTACTCAGCGAAATTATATTCAAGGAAATAATAACCAACCGTCTTTAACTGATTCTCCACACAATCCGTTTACCCTTAAAAATTTTAAAGATCTTCATCAAGCTTCCTATTTAAATCCTAACTATACCTTTGAAACTTTCATAGAAGGCGACTGTAACCAATTAGCAAGGTCTGCTGCACAAGCTGTAGCTAAAAAGCCTGGCAACAATGCTTTTAATCCACTGATGTTGTATGGTAAAGTAGGATTAGGAAAGACCCACATTGTACAAGCGCTAGGCAACGAAGTAAAAGCGCATTTTTCCAATAAATTTGTACTCTATGCTTCTTCTGAACAATTTACCACTCAATTTATAGAAAGCCTACGCAATAACAGTGTACAAGATTTTACACACTTTTATTTACAAGCTGATGTACTTATTTTAGATGATGTACAGTTTTTAGTAGGTAAAGAAAAAACACAAGAAATATTTTTTCATATTTTTAATCACCTACACCAGTCTGGCAAACAAATTGTGATGACCAGCGATTGCCCACCACGAGATTTGAAAGGTTTGCAAGAAAGATTGCTCTCTCGATTTAAATGGGGCTTAACAGCTGATTTGCAGCAGCCAGATTTTGAAACACGCATAGCTATTATCAAAAACAAAATACAAGCGGATGGTATAGATATAGGGGAAGATCTAGTAGAATATATCGCCCAAAGTGTAGACACTAATATTCGTGAACTAGAAGGAGTAATTATTTCTTTAATTGCACACGCTTCTCTTAACAAACGAGATGTTGATTTAGGACTTGCCAAGCAGGTGTTGAAAAATATTGTGCATGATATTGATACTGAGATAAGTATAGATTATCTGCACAAGATAGTTACAGAGCATTTTAATGTTTCTTTAGAAAGTATTAAAAGTAAAACACGTAAAAAGGAAATTGTTATTGCCAGACAAGTAGCCATGTATTTGGCAAAACACTACACCAATCACTCTTTAAAATCAATTGGACAATATTGTGGTGGTAGAGACCATAGTACCGTTATTCATGCCATACAAGCAGTGGATGATATGCTACATACCGAACATCAGTTCAAGGCATCTTTTGAAGAAATAAAAAGAAAAGTAAAAATCAAACTTCCACAAGCTCATTAAAAAGACCCATATAGGTTAATAATAGCAATAATACAGTAGTGACGTGTATGTTGCTAGCAATATATAACGCATACAAATAAATTTCTTTTGTCCTTTCAACTATTAAGTCGTACGCATTGAAAAGTCTTCCTATGTCCGTACGGCAGGCCGTAGAAGCTTAAAATAAATATCTGGTTTTATAACATTATATTGAAGCAGTATAAAATCCATAAACTTTAGGACATATAATATATCAACAAGATATCTATCTTCTATCATGTAGTGCTGCTTTTTAGCTCATTGACATATGGACAAGAGATATCGCCTAAAAAGGTAAGAATAAAGCATCAGTCAACAAACTAAACAACATTAGTTGCCCTTAATGGTAAAGTACCTTTACCCCCCTTAATTTGGTAATCGAAGCAAGTGCTTTTAGCGAGTATAAGTTACGCAAACGATGTAAAAATTATTTTTTTAAAACACAATTTTAAAATCTATTAAATTTGTAGATTTATACTTAACTATTAACCCATAACATATATATATCTACCAACCATGCAATACAAGATGAAATATCATTATTTATTTTTTATAATCTTAATCTTGGAAAAACTTAGTTTTAGTTATGGCAAAGTTGCGGCAGGTATACAACCCAGGAATGAATTAATACGTAATAAAGAGAAAAAAAGAAGTTAGGTGTTCATATAGGGTTTGGATTTTTTGGATTAGAAGCTGGAGCATTTGCTGAATATAGATTAAACAAGTCACTAGGAATTAGGACAGGAATATCATATTTCGCAAATGTGTATGGTGCTGACTCTATTGCTTTAAGTGATAAAAAAGGCAAAGGTGTTATATTTTACCCTGTACGGTGCACAATACATTGCATTGATTTACCCCTTCTTTTAAGAGTTTATCCAGAAAAGACTAGACAGCTTTGTTTATTTGGAGGTATGCAATTAGGTTATGTAGTTGATGGAAAATTTTGGATTAGAAAAACAGCAAGAACTTCAGGAACAAACCAACAAGAAGAGGATATCATAGAAACTTTAACACTAACTCAAGTAAGTAAATTGGTTAAAACTACTAGGTTTCAGTGTGCCATTGTAGGAGGATTTAGTTATGAGTTTAGACCTGGACTAACTTTAGGATTTAGTGCAGGCAACGCTCTCATAGATGTAATACAAGCAGAAAAGTATAATGGTTGGAACTTATATTGGGCTGTTGGCTATAACTTTGCAAAAGTTTTAAAATGATAATCTTAAATATGTATGCTTCTTGAGGTTATATACTTAACAAGGAAACACAGCCCGCCACATATATAAAACCACAGCAGCTACATGCTAGGCAAGATCAAATATTACCAAAAGGCCATACAAGAATTCTGTAATGTCCTCGGCTTATAAATTCACATTTTGACATAGTACACACTAGCAAGAATATAATTCTAGCTATGATGTGTTGGATAAATTTAATAAATTATTAGTTGATATATAAGCTAATAAGATAAGTGCTTAAACTCATATCTATTTTTAGGATACCCAATATTGAATAATAAAACATAATATAAGCCTAGAACAATGAAGCATATGAAAACGTATTTGTCTTTGATCGTTATAGCATTAGCTTGCAGCAAAGTAGTATATGGAAAAGAGGTTTCATCTAAAAAGAACACTAGCACCTTACCAACCAACAAATCAGAAAACACAAAAGTTGGTTTGGATTGGAGAATAGGACTTTTAGGATACTACAATTGGGAACAAGAATATGAATTCTTTGGTGAATATAAATTTTATAGAGGCTTAGGCATTAGAGCTGGTGTGACGTATGTTAGAAAAAGTTGTAGGGCTAAATTAATAGTGTTAAGTAAAGATAAAGATTTCTCTACAGAGGTTAAAATAAAATCTATTGACGTACCTATTACTATAAGATTTTACCCCATTCCTAAATGGAAAGGATGTTGTTTCTTTGGTGGATTTCAACTAGGTTATATAGTTGATGGTGAGCTTATTGTAACACAAAAAGCAGAATTAACGC from Candidatus Amoebophilus asiaticus 5a2 includes the following:
- the dnaA gene encoding chromosomal replication initiator protein DnaA is translated as MPSQCELIWNNCLAFIKGQVNEQSFKTWFTPIVPKKLENNILTIQVPSQFFYEWLEEHYLGLLRQVIMQEIGPQGRLEYSIIVDQGNNQRAPVTINLPTQRNYIQGNNNQPSLTDSPHNPFTLKNFKDLHQASYLNPNYTFETFIEGDCNQLARSAAQAVAKKPGNNAFNPLMLYGKVGLGKTHIVQALGNEVKAHFSNKFVLYASSEQFTTQFIESLRNNSVQDFTHFYLQADVLILDDVQFLVGKEKTQEIFFHIFNHLHQSGKQIVMTSDCPPRDLKGLQERLLSRFKWGLTADLQQPDFETRIAIIKNKIQADGIDIGEDLVEYIAQSVDTNIRELEGVIISLIAHASLNKRDVDLGLAKQVLKNIVHDIDTEISIDYLHKIVTEHFNVSLESIKSKTRKKEIVIARQVAMYLAKHYTNHSLKSIGQYCGGRDHSTVIHAIQAVDDMLHTEHQFKASFEEIKRKVKIKLPQAH
- a CDS encoding porin family protein, which encodes MGFGFFGLEAGAFAEYRLNKSLGIRTGISYFANVYGADSIALSDKKGKGVIFYPVRCTIHCIDLPLLLRVYPEKTRQLCLFGGMQLGYVVDGKFWIRKTARTSGTNQQEEDIIETLTLTQVSKLVKTTRFQCAIVGGFSYEFRPGLTLGFSAGNALIDVIQAEKYNGWNLYWAVGYNFAKVLK
- a CDS encoding porin family protein — translated: MKTYLSLIVIALACSKVVYGKEVSSKKNTSTLPTNKSENTKVGLDWRIGLLGYYNWEQEYEFFGEYKFYRGLGIRAGVTYVRKSCRAKLIVLSKDKDFSTEVKIKSIDVPITIRFYPIPKWKGCCFFGGFQLGYIVDGELIVTQKAELTQDSSTCNYKMVYLTLTEAKSKISLQRFQLGIVGGFNYEFALGLGLGFYIYSGLIDIIKADKFVNTNLNFNLSYNFAKLLKYFF